The Acidobacteriota bacterium genomic sequence GGCGTCGACGACATCTGCACGCCGATCGGCAACCTGGTGCTCAACCTCTCCCTCGGGGACCGCATCACCCTCGACGAGAACGACCTCAACGAGAGCCTTGGCACCTGCGGCAACAACTGGTGGGACTGGGACGGCGACAACACCGAGGAGCCGTCGGTGACCGTCGACATCAACGATGACGACTCCAACCAGGTGACCAACTGCGGCGGTATCCTCACCGTGCTATCGGACTTCGATGACTGGGGCAACCTGGACTTCGCGGCGGTGGACGATGGCGACGGCGCCGCACCCCTGGGCACCGAGATCATCGACTGCGACAACCCGGTGCCGACGGGCGAGACGACCGACAACCTGCTCGAGCGGCGGCCGATCTCCGCCAGTCGCTAGCAGGCTGCTGAAAAAGCCGCGTGGCGGCTTATTCAGCGCCTGCTGTCTATTTCAGGGGGGCTAAAAGGCGCCCCCCTCAGGCGCGCGCGCATGTCGCGCGCCTTCACCCCCGTCCTCGGCGCCCTCGGCGCTGCCTCGCCCGCTGGACTCGGGGTCCCACGCGGGCCGGAAGTCCTCGAACCTGAAATTTTTCAGCAACCTGCTAGCGGCTTTTCCGAGAGGGGCTACACGCCTCTGCCTGCGCGTACTGGGCCGGCCCAAGAAGCGCGGTTCTTGGGCCTCCTCTCCCGTGGCGCTGGCCGCCGGCCTTCAGCCGATATCGGGCCACAGATCCCGCAGGCAGAACCACTGGTGTGGATACTGCCCGATGACCTCCTCCATCGCCGCTGCCGCTCTGGCCACGGCGGCCTCGAGATCGGCCTGACGATCTTTGGAGCGAGGGACCTCGATCGGATCCCCGGTGATCACCTGGTAGTGGCGCCGCCCGAGACGCAACACGAACACCGGTAGAACCGGAGCGCCAGCGCTGCGGGCGAGGGCCATCGGTCCCGCTGGAAAGAGATAGGGGCGCCCGAAGAGGTTTCCCTCGACGATCTTGCCTCCGACGCGGGGACGATCTCCTTGCAAGGCAACGATCTCGCCGCGGCGGAGCGCCTCGAGCAGCGTGATCCCGAGTCGAGGGTCCGCTCCCGAGGCGAAATGGGTGTGGTAACCGGCGCCCATCCGCTCCCGAATCATGCCCGCCATGTAGGCCTGCGCCTTGGGATCCATCTCCTCCTCGCGGACCACGTGGACCGCCAGGCCGTCTCGATCCGTCGGCACCGCCGAGCCCACTTCCCAGCTGCCGATGTGGGCGGTCAGGAAAATCCAGCCATCGGGCTGCGCCAGGACCTGGTCCCAGCCCTCGGGCCGTAGCTGATCGACCTCGAAGCTCGCCCCTTCGAGGCGCTCGTAGCGCTCGGTCATGCACCAGGCGAACTGCCGCAGGGTGCTCACGATGCGCCGCTGCCGCTGCCAGAAGCCGCAGGGCCCGAGGGCCACCTCCAGGTTGTTGCCGATCGCCGCCGGGATGCGCCACAGGAGGGCCCAGGCGACCCACGCCGCGACCTGAATCACCGGGCCTTTTGCCCAGTCCGGCACGCGCCGCGCACCGAAAGCGTGGAGCTTGAACCAGAACACGCCGGTGACCTTGAGGGGCCCGAGCAGACGGCCCAGGAAGCCGAGCTCGGGAGCGTGGGGAGGAGCTCCCGGACGAGGACTACGGGGGTCAACGGGGGACACCGGCGGATTCTACTCGCG encodes the following:
- a CDS encoding lysophospholipid acyltransferase family protein, giving the protein MSPVDPRSPRPGAPPHAPELGFLGRLLGPLKVTGVFWFKLHAFGARRVPDWAKGPVIQVAAWVAWALLWRIPAAIGNNLEVALGPCGFWQRQRRIVSTLRQFAWCMTERYERLEGASFEVDQLRPEGWDQVLAQPDGWIFLTAHIGSWEVGSAVPTDRDGLAVHVVREEEMDPKAQAYMAGMIRERMGAGYHTHFASGADPRLGITLLEALRRGEIVALQGDRPRVGGKIVEGNLFGRPYLFPAGPMALARSAGAPVLPVFVLRLGRRHYQVITGDPIEVPRSKDRQADLEAAVARAAAAMEEVIGQYPHQWFCLRDLWPDIG